The bacterium genome contains the following window.
CCGGCACCGCCGATCTCGGCGAGGCGCGTTTCCGCGAGGCGGCCGAGGTGATCACCCTGCGCTACCTCGCGCAGCTGCCGGAGATCCGTCGCCTGCTGGCCCTCGACGTGCGGGCGGCCTTCGAGGGCGACCCGGCGGCCCAGAACCCGGAAGAGGTCATCCTCTGCTATCCGGGCATCACGGCCATCACCATCCACCGCCTGGCGCACCCGCTGCAGAAGCTGGGCGTGCCCCTGGTGCCGCGCATGATGAGCGAGTGGGCGCACCACCGCTCGGGCGCCGACATCAATCCCGGTGCGGTGATCGGGCGGCGCTTCTTCATCGACCACGGCACCGGCGTGGTCATCGGCGAGACGACGCGGATCGGCAACGAGGTGAAGGTCTACCAGGGCGTGACCCTGGGCGCCCTCAGCTTCCGGCGCAACCCGGACGGGACCCTGGTCAAGGGCGGCAAGCGCCACCCGACCATCGGCGACCGGGTCACCATCTACGCCAACGCCACCATCCTGGGCGGCGAGACCGAGATCGGGGCCGGGGCCGTCATCGGCGGCGGAGCCTGGATCACGGCCTCCGTGGCCCCGGGCGAGAAGATCCTGGCCGCGGGAGAGGGGGGCGCAATCCGCCCCTGACTTTTCCGGGCGGGTCGTGCTAGATTCATGGCATGATCTGGACGCATCGGCATCAGCGCACGGCGGCCCTCGGCTGTCTGCTCGGGGGGCTGCTGTGGGGCGCCGCCGCCGCGGCCGCGCCCCTGCCCCACGGTCCCCAGACGCGGGACGCCTTCCTCGCCGCCAAGTCGGTGCCCTCCGCCAAGAACGGCGAACTGGGCGATGCGGCCGTCACCAGCGACCGATACGACGTCCTGCGCAACGAGATCGACCTGCGCATCGATCCGGCCACGGCCTCCGTGAGCGGGTCGGTGCGCATGGTCTTCCAGGCGGGCGGGGCCGGCCTCGACGCCTTCGTCTTCGACATGGGGGCGGCGCTGGACCTGGTCGCGGTGGAGCACCTGTCGGGCGAGCTGCCGGCGACCCGCGGCGGCGACACGGTCGTGGTGGCCCTGCCGACCGCCCTGGCGCCGGGGGCGGTCGACTCGGTGCTGGTCCGCTACACGGGCGACGACACGACGCCGGTGGCCAACCGCGGTCTCATGTTCAAGACCCACTTCCCGCTGCCGCCCATTCCCCAGGAGAACCTGGTGCCGCTGGTGGCCAACCTGAGCCAGCCGGCCTTCGCCCAGCACTGGTGGCCCTGCAAGGACCGCCCCGACGACAAGTTCCTCATGACCATGCGGGTGACGGTGCCGGACACCCTGTTCGCCGTGTCCAACGGCGTGCTCGAGTCCGACGCGCCGGCCGCGCCCGGCTGGCGCACCCTCACCTGGCGCGAGAGCCATCCCATCGCCACCTACCTCGTGTCGGTGGCGGTGAGCGACTACGTGCGCCTCGTCTCGCCGTGCACGACGCCGGGCGGGTCGAGCATCTCCCTCGAGAACTTCGTGCTCCCGCGGGACGTGGACAACGCCCTGGTGGACTTCGCGCCCCTGTGCGACATGATCGGCTTCTGTGAGGACATCTACGCGCCCTACCCGTTCCCGGGGGAGAAGTACGGCCACGCCGTGTTCATCTGGCCGGGTGCCATGGAGCACCAGACGGTCACGAGCATCGGCACGGTCTTCGTCAGCGGCACCGGCGACAGCGATTGGCTGATCATGCACGAACTGGCCCACCAGTGGTTCGGCGACAGCCTGACGCCCGCCGACTGGGCCGACATCTGGCTCAACGAGGGCTTCGCCACGTACGCCGAGGCGCTGTGGTTCGAGCACCTGGGCGGGGCGGCCGACTACGCCACCTACATGGCCAACGCCCGCCACGAATCGGAATGGCTGGCCCAGGGGCCGGTGTACGATCCGGTGCCGGTCTTCCCGGGCCGGGTGATCTACGACAAGGGCGCCTGGATCGTGCACATGCTGCGCGAGCGCATGGGCGACGCGGCCTTCTTCGCCTTCCTCGCCGAATGGACCGGCGGGGGCGGGCGGCCCCGGGACTTCGTGGCGACGGCCGATCTGGTGGCCCTGGCCTCGAGCCATGCGGGAGAGGACCTCGCGGCCTTCCTCTGGCCGTACCTGACGAGCACGGCGCTGCCGGTCGTGGACGTCGCCTGGCGCGTGGTCGCGGGCGACGCCGGTCCGGACACGCGGCTCGAACTCGACCTGGCCCAGCGGCAGACGCCGCTCTTCGACAACGTGTACCCGCTGCGGGTGACGACGACCGCGGGGGTCGTCGACCTGGCCGCGCCCCTGGCGGCGGCCGCGGCGACCCTGACCTTCGAGCTGGCCGCCCCCGTGACCGGGGTGGCGCTCGATCCGGAGCGGCGCCTGCTGTGGAATCCGGCCGGCGCGACGTCGACGCCCGCGGGCCTGACCGCGGCCTTCCCCAACCCGACGCGCGGCGGCTACATCGTGTTCGGCTTCCGCCTGCGCAGCGGGGCGCGGCCGCAGCTGCGGGTGTACGACGCGCGGGGCCGCGAGCTGACGTCGCGCGACCTGGGCGCGTATCCGGCCGGCGACCACGAGTACGGCTACGACGTGACCGGCAAGCAGGGCGAACGCCTGCCGTCGGGCGTGTACTGGGCGGCCCTGACCGTGGACGGCCAGCGGTCGGTGAAGCGCTTCACGGTGGTCCGGTAGCGGCAGCTCGGGGAAGCGATCGGACAGACGCAGGCCCCCGCCGGCGGCGGGGGCCTGCGCGTGTCCGGAGCCGCAGGTCGGGTCAGTCCCCTTCCCAGGTCACCAGCAGCGGCGTGTCCTCGAGCAGGAACGTGTGGGGCTTGGCGTTGTCCCACTCCTGACCCTGGTTCGCCGACGAGAGCACGCGGCACTCGGGCAGGCCCAGCTCGAAGGAGTCCATCTCGGGCAGCAGGTGGGTGAAGATGGAGCCGGCCAGCATGTTGGCCAGTTCGCCCAGCACGTCGTGCACCTCGAACTCGTCGTCCTCCATGTTGAACTCGCGCATCATCATGGCCTCGGCCAGGCGCAGGGCCAGGGACTGGGGGATGACGAGCCCGACCATGGCCGGGTGGGGCTTGTAGACCGGCAGCCGGGTGTAGAAGATGGCCTCGTCCGGGTCGAAGACCGTGCCTTCCGGCGCGGGCAGCACCTCCATGAAGACCGTGTTCTCGAAGATCTCGGCCGTGCCGCTGGCGATGGCCGCATCGACGTTCTCGAGGGTGAACTTCATCACGCATCCTCCCGGGCCAGGGCGGTCTCGAGGCCCTCGGCGATGGTCATGGGGTTGACGGGCTTGCGCAGCACGACGCAGGCGCCCAGTTCGAGCAGCTCGTCGCGGCGGGCCTGGTTGCCCGAACTGGTGATCACCATGATGGGCATGCCGTTCAGGCGGGGGCTGGCGGCGATGCGCCGGATCAGCTCGCGGCCGTCCAGGACGGGCATGTTCAGATCGGTGATCAGCAGGTCGACGCCGCCGTCCTTCAACGCGGTGAGGGCCTCGCGGCCGTTGGCCGCCTCGAGGAACTCGACGTCCTCCTCG
Protein-coding sequences here:
- a CDS encoding serine acetyltransferase: MTNDDRSRQLRRLTSDVVDTFRTVGGINRIGEKNLPSQAAVVAILDELQAVVFPGYHGDPIPENADLEVLVGARLDAVARNLSAVIERTLRFCRQLDCRCEELWQTTGTADLGEARFREAAEVITLRYLAQLPEIRRLLALDVRAAFEGDPAAQNPEEVILCYPGITAITIHRLAHPLQKLGVPLVPRMMSEWAHHRSGADINPGAVIGRRFFIDHGTGVVIGETTRIGNEVKVYQGVTLGALSFRRNPDGTLVKGGKRHPTIGDRVTIYANATILGGETEIGAGAVIGGGAWITASVAPGEKILAAGEGGAIRP
- a CDS encoding chemotaxis protein CheX — protein: MKFTLENVDAAIASGTAEIFENTVFMEVLPAPEGTVFDPDEAIFYTRLPVYKPHPAMVGLVIPQSLALRLAEAMMMREFNMEDDEFEVHDVLGELANMLAGSIFTHLLPEMDSFELGLPECRVLSSANQGQEWDNAKPHTFLLEDTPLLVTWEGD
- a CDS encoding response regulator — protein: MRIMIADDSGTARMFIRQCVEISAEEDVEFLEAANGREALTALKDGGVDLLITDLNMPVLDGRELIRRIAASPRLNGMPIMVITSSGNQARRDELLELGACVVLRKPVNPMTIAEGLETALAREDA